A window of Punica granatum isolate Tunisia-2019 chromosome 8, ASM765513v2, whole genome shotgun sequence genomic DNA:
tctctctctctctctctcaagctccaCTATTAGCATTGCATAAATAGTAACACACCCCAACTCACTCACTCTCACACTCCAGCTGCTCTTAGCTCGGACGACTCGCTTTGGACCCGAGTTGTTCGGTCAAGTGCCAATGGACCCTCTGCTGATCACCGAGTCTGCCTTCTCTGCCGCAAGCCTTTCCGCATACAGCCTCTCCGAGATTTGGCCGCTCCGTGGGGAGGCTTCCAACAGAGTGCCTACGGGTCTCCAAGTAGGGAGCCTAGGCAGGTTGGGAAAACAGGACGGTACAGGAGAAGCTTCGATGGTTACAGCGCACAGCGGCAGACGGAAGAGGAAGGGGGTGACGGCGGGGATGGAGGAGGAAGATGGCGGGTCTTCCCGGATGTGTTCTGCCACCCACGGCAACATCTTGGTTCGTCCCCTCTCCTAATTTTTTGCTCGGAAGTATCCATTCATTACTTACGAAAGATTAATTATTGTGTAAAAATTGTGCAGTGGTTTGTATATCTGCATCATACAGTATATCGAGTTAAACGCATTCTTGTCATGTCAAGTCGATTTGCTTGCTCAACGCGTGTCGAGTCGAGTTACTCGTTCAACATTGATTTAGTAGTGATCTGTGCTCTGTCATGCATGCAAGCAGAACGGTTCGAGCAATAAAAGCACTAAAATCGGGCAACCACGGGATGATATTCATTCCTCCGAACCCAAGGCAGCAACGAGCTCTGCTGCTGTCTGGTATAAGCAGGTTGATCAAAGCAGTAGACCTCCGGGGCCACCTAAGGGTTACATTCACGTGAGAGCAAGAAGAGGTCAAGCCACGGACAGTCACAGCCTGGCAGAGCgagtaagtcgggttcgaatctcCTCACAAATCCCAGTAACTCGAATATTGGCTACATTCCCTCTATGAAAATGAATTGAGTACAACTGTGTTTCCCCTTTCTTTGGCAGGCTAGGCGAGAGAAGATCAGTGAGAGGATGAAAATTCTTCAAGAGATAGTCCCGGGATGCAATAAGGTACCTGATAAATTCTACACTAATCATCCATAATCATGTGGTTCGCTCAATCTTTTTATTCATTAAGGTAATTGGGAAGGCGCTCATGCTCGACAAGCTTATCAACTACATACAGTCACTTCGACAGCAAGTCAAGGTAAATATTTGCGTACTTATCCTCCTGATGATCTCTTGTTGCAGTACCTGTTCTTGACCCTTAAACGTTTTTAGTGTTTACCTTGTAGTTCTTGTCCATGAAACTAGAAGCAGTTAATTCGAGGACGAACATGAACCCGAACATAGATGGATTCCCCCCAAAAGATGTGAGTGTTCGGCACATATTACAGTATGATGAAGGTAATGCGTATAAGTTGACAAgtcggaaaaataatatatttaaaccTTGCTGGTGTTTGATGATGCTTCAGCCCTTTGATGCCACCGGGATGATGTTTGCCCCACAAACTGCACGAGAATACATGTCAGCACCGGAACCTGAATGGCTTCATATGCAGATTGGCACCAACTTTGAGCAGCCGGAATGATTCCCAGAAAGCCTCTATGGTGGAAGATGTTCTAGCCTAAGAATGGCCAGTTCCGAACTAGGTGGAATCTATTTCTTTTATGTAGAAGACGCATCTAGATTGTATTGTACATACACCTAACCGAACTAAGTTTTTATTACTACAAGTTTCCTAGGACAAGTGCAGAAAATTTGGCCTTTCGTAAGCCTTCGGCTTATGTGATTGTAATCAGTCACCATTGTATTCAGctgtattaatatatacatatatatatgtgtgtatgtataaaaatcagcatttgaaatattaatatgGACAGGGTATATTTCAAAAGTGGAACACGTCACAAGGAGCTCTCCGGAGCTAGCTGACTTAGAGATCCAATCACCCCCACGTGATAGAATGCAATCTATTAGCATCAATATATAACActgatgaaaatataaaagagtCTAGAAATCAGTCGCATATTTCAATCGGGGAGACCAACCTGAGAGTTCCTTTGCTGTAGAAAAAAGGATGGCTCATCCCAGCGTCCCGTGATGTCAAGACTTCATTCTGTAAATATCCAAATAGAGAGCATTAGAAGGCCAGCTTCAGAAGAAAAAGATGGTGAAACGGTGCAACTGAAGATATAAGTTACCTCTCAGAAGCAGCAGGGCTGATGTGAATCACACCAGCAGGGGAGACAATAGCGTCCACTGGGATATCATCTGAAGTAACTGATATAACTCCTTCCTCCATAATCTGCACGGAGTAAGATAATGCAACTGCAGGAAACAGTAGAAGTCGGTTTAAGTGAAGCAAAAGACTATTCTTACCAGTACACTCCATTTCAGAGCTTAAGGTTAGCATGTCAATCtttggaaaaagacaaataccCGTAAGGTGCTTATTATTACTAATGCAGTATGGCgacaaaaaagaaacattGGAGATGTATTTACCAAGCAGGGGTAGCTTCCAATTCCGAGCCCTTGCAAGATCCTGGTAGCTCTTCAGAAAAGTATCATAATACCTTCAACATAGATGAAAATGTTCGTAGATTTGCACAAATTTCAGTAAGTATATGTATGATTAAAGAAAGAGGCTGTACAAACAAAGGCTTTTGCTGGGTTTTAACTCGAAATTTGG
This region includes:
- the LOC116215916 gene encoding transcription factor bHLH79-like isoform X2, translating into MDPLLITESAFSAASLSAYSLSEIWPLRGEASNRVPTGLQVGSLGRLGKQDGTGEASMVTAHSGRRKRKGVTAGMEEEDGGSSRMCSATHGNILNGSSNKSTKIGQPRDDIHSSEPKAATSSAAVWYKQVDQSSRPPGPPKGYIHVRARRGQATDSHSLAERARREKISERMKILQEIVPGCNKVIGKALMLDKLINYIQSLRQQVKFLSMKLEAVNSRTNMNPNIDGFPPKDVSVRHILQYDEGNAYKLTSRKNNIFKPCWCLMMLQPFDATGMMFAPQTAREYMSAPEPEWLHMQIGTNFEQPE
- the LOC116215916 gene encoding transcription factor bHLH79-like isoform X1, yielding MDPLLITESAFSAASLSAYSLSEIWPLRGEASNRVPTGLQVGSLGRLGKQDGTGEASMVTAHSGRRKRKGVTAGMEEEDGGSSRMCSATHGNILNGSSNKSTKIGQPRDDIHSSEPKAATSSAAVWYKQVDQSSRPPGPPKGYIHVRARRGQATDSHSLAERVSRARREKISERMKILQEIVPGCNKVIGKALMLDKLINYIQSLRQQVKFLSMKLEAVNSRTNMNPNIDGFPPKDVSVRHILQYDEGNAYKLTSRKNNIFKPCWCLMMLQPFDATGMMFAPQTAREYMSAPEPEWLHMQIGTNFEQPE
- the LOC116215916 gene encoding transcription factor bHLH79-like isoform X3, with protein sequence MDPLLITESAFSAASLSAYSLSEIWPLRGEASNRVPTGLQVGSLGRLGKQDGTGEASMVTAHSGRRKRKGVTAGMEEEDGGSSRMCSATHGNILNGSSNKSTKIGQPRDDIHSSEPKAATSSAAVWYKQVDQSSRPPGPPKGYIHVRARRGQATDSHSLAERVSRARREKISERMKILQEIVPGCNKVIGKALMLDKLINYIQSLRQQVKFLSMKLEAVNSRTNMNPNIDGFPPKDPFDATGMMFAPQTAREYMSAPEPEWLHMQIGTNFEQPE
- the LOC116215916 gene encoding transcription factor bHLH79-like isoform X4; this encodes MDPLLITESAFSAASLSAYSLSEIWPLRGEASNRVPTGLQVGSLGRLGKQDGTGEASMVTAHSGRRKRKGVTAGMEEEDGGSSRMCSATHGNILNGSSNKSTKIGQPRDDIHSSEPKAATSSAAVWYKQVDQSSRPPGPPKGYIHVRARRGQATDSHSLAERARREKISERMKILQEIVPGCNKVIGKALMLDKLINYIQSLRQQVKFLSMKLEAVNSRTNMNPNIDGFPPKDPFDATGMMFAPQTAREYMSAPEPEWLHMQIGTNFEQPE
- the LOC116215916 gene encoding transcription factor bHLH79-like isoform X5, whose protein sequence is MDPLLITESAFSAASLSAYSLSEIWPLRGEASNRVPTGLQVGSLGRLGKQDGTGEASMVTAHSGRRKRKGVTAGMEEEDGGSSRMCSATHGNILNGSSNKSTKIGQPRDDIHSSEPKAATSSAAVWYKQVDQSSRPPGPPKGYIHVRARRGQATDSHSLAERVSRARREKISERMKILQEIVPGCNKVIGKALMLDKLINYIQSLRQQVKCLPCSSCP